The genome window tcattcctCCTTTTTTGGTGATTTCCTGCTTGAATCATCACAAATTTTCTGCTTGATATTACCTGGCTGATAGTCAAAATTGTTCATGGCAAGACCTGCAGACTTTTTGAACAACCTGCAAGCTGTCTTGCCATAAAGTGCTCAGATCCAGTATCTTTCAGTTTAGCCATGTCAAAGTGttgtgaaaaaaatagaatttcataTAAGTCATACAAGTTTTGTTAAGGCATTACCAGTGATGTTTCCAGTTTTTAGAAACTGTTTGATAGTTACCACAAATGCTGTGTGAAGGGAGTTCAGGCACAGGAGTTATGATACCAAGCCTTTTCTTTGCCCAAGATGAAATAACCAATAGCAAAGCTGCAGTGGAAAAAAGCATGCTTTTGCACAGGTGATCAAAAGCAGATGGACTCTTTTGTGCTGAACAGTCTGCTGCACATATATCTTTTTATTCATGATTCCACTTGGAACTGTAATGGCAGAAACAGCTTTGATTCGTGGACTTATCACTGTAACTGGGATGAGAAAATTGTTACTTCCTCTTGATAACATGCTCTTCAAAAGCcataaaacattatttctcCATGTTAAGTCTAAAGGCTTCATCTATTTTTTCTGCATCTCTGTTATGACCAACAACCtgaaaattcaaagaaaatggATATAATAATATATGTTTTCTGCTAGATTAAGGAATGAACTTTTTATAAGTAAATGGCCACTATATTGAAGTCCTGGTTATTTTCATTAGTGAGGCAGGCTATATCTGTAAGAGGTGGTGAATTATTTATGCAGATCATGCCTGGCTCTAGGGAGATTTTTAATGTATCCATGCCAGCAGCCACTCTTCACCCATCGGAAGGCCAACTGTCTATTAAGCATCTGACATAATAATTTGAAAAGGTTATTTTATCAACTAAACTGCAGCTAATTGCTTCTAAATGCTTCAACTGACTATATGTTTATCATAACTAGACTCCTGATGTGATACTGAGAGTAGTTTTCTTCTGAGGTATCTCTGCTACTTTCTCACTGCTTTTGGCAATGGAATAGTATTAAGCAAATACTTTCAGTTCTGTCAGCAAACTGAATCAGAAAGGTGGTCCTGAGATTGTCTCAGGTCTCCAGTGACACTTATCTTTCTGCCTCCACTGCTGGGTTTTCCTAAGGAGCAAAATGGTTTTCACCAAAGAGACTCCTCAGGAATAACAAAGCACACAGTCCCATGCACAGACTTTTGCCTACATGGCACATACAGCCCTATGCACTTCCCAGGGATGGCTGGATGGAGAAACTAGGACTGGTgacctgtgctgcagggaatgcacaggcagagcagatgAGTTGTGAGTACTGGCAAGACAAAACAACTGGAAACCAAGAAAGGGATATCTGAAATAAGGGAGAGGGTTTGTGAGAAGAAAGGATAAACTGCTACAGctcaatttttaaataatgaagcTGTAATATTCAAAGTCAACATTGACACTGAAATTAGAACCTTTTGAAGAgttacaaatatatttaattaaaataaaagctactGCATCCCTAAAGGTTTTGTGAAAAGTGGAGGAACATTACATTAATAAGATAAATTTTATGCTGAAAAGCTCCACAGATCTAAAGATAAGCCAAATATTTTAAGAGATAATTCCATTCATAtggaatgaaattaatttttgcatAGAGCATCAAGTCCGATGACTTAttttacatattatatatttatcTGTCTTAACTTGAAGTAGACAAAAGCACATTGTCAACCATTACTTTTTTCCAAATATAACAGTTAAAAATGTAAActgtaaaaaaatgtttcttattcTGGATTATCCTCTCATGTAGCATAGTCAGTATATATAGACCAATATCTCTTTGGCACAGATAGTAGTTTATAGAACTAAACTGAGGAAATACATTCAAGCTGAAGTGGTACCTATGGATTAGAAAAGGTTACCTGATAAGACCATAAGCCTTTCAGGAATtatttagtttgtttgttttgtaaaaaaaacctTGAGAATTTCAAATATAGTCAAGGAAAAGGATATTCTCACTTTCATGGATCATTTGTATTAAGTTTCTCAAAAGGAGAATTAAGTGAAACAGACTAAACATCCTTATCTTATAGGATGAAGAACTAATGAAAGTACGAGTATCATTTTCTTCTAAATCATAGCTACTGGCAGCTGTAACAGTGTTATTATATTCTCCAGTTGTTATATTAAGTATATTATTTCCAAAGGTAGATTGGAAATCTACTTCAGGATGTGTAGATAATGTCACCTTACTCTCAGAGGTTAATGAAAATGCAGTTCTGTTAGACAGGATCTTTTCTTCAGAGCCTTCTATGTTAGAAAGTGAATTTGAGGATATCTGAATGCAAATATCTTCTGAAATGCAAGCATGGAGGTAATGGATGTCATTTATGTCAGCTCTAGgttcacagctgtgccctgcataACAATGGCAATCAAATTTTTCTATGAATGTTTGCAGATCCTGATATGATGGTTGCCCTTGTAAAGTGTATTTTCCATCCTTTGTCATTTGAATTGCAATATTCTCAGGGTTCAAGTGAAGATAGTCACTGGAATTCCATTTTTTCCGTGCACAAGCACCAGAGTCTTGGCATAGCACTTGGCTACATATTCTGGCTGCCATTGTGACGTTGATGAGGTATGGGGTCAAAGTCCTCCTGAGGTAGTTGTCCAGAGTTCTACAGGTGTTCTGTGAAAAGAGCATTATACCTCCACAGTTTAGTATGGAAACCATTAAAATGCTGTCATTCTAATAACGGTACCACAGTACATATCTATAAATGTTTCCCCTGAGGATTTGATAATAGCTATAAGTCGTTGTTGGAAGCAAATTTATCTGAGAAGCTGTTATAAAATTCAAGGATCCTAGCAAATTCATGTTGTATAGTTGCTGGAGATGTTACAAAAAGCAGTTAGATGAGAAAACAATTGTCTAAGCTTTCATTTTATCTCTATATTTCATGTAGCTTTTTGAATCAGATGTATTTAAAGATGTTTCATGAAGACTTGAAGTTCTTTTTTAAGATCTAAATAGTTTGAATgagtctgggaaaaaaaaactcacACTACTTCAGtctaaaaaaatactttttctatCAAGTAGTCTCTGAGCCTTTCCAGCTTTCCCCTGACCTGGATAGCTTCGCTACAGGGTAGGGACCTTTCAtggcatttttaaatgaaaagaattgTGGTTGAATGGTCAAATTGAAGGTATGCTAGGACAATTGATTGTTCTAACTGATCATGAAATTGGCCTATGTTCTGTGCATTCATGGCACAGTTTAATAACCAGAAGGTTTGGGAGCTCTCTCTTTGTTTCTGACATTATGGGCCTTTGCCCAATACTGCATGTGGATGTGCCTAATATTTATACCCATGAAGATCACTTTGGTGAATCTAAGATGTATGTaggttttttagttttcttctaggtatatatataaatacttcCAAGAAATTTTGGTTGATGCAGAAGTGAGgcttacagaaatatttaattgctGAAATACTAGTGACTGTGAAAGCTGTAAAAAATCAGGTGCAATTAGTGTTAAAAATACATAGTCTTACTGGTCTGTGGAGAgttcttttttcctcacaggAATCTCAAAATTAAGACAATAAAAGTTGCTGCTCATCTATATTCTGATATTGAGATAATGGGCAGAAAAGTTCCAGGTGTAACTGATATTCTTTCTCAAAGGCAGGCACATACAAAAAAGTCAAGGTATCATGCTTTGGGGAATAACAACCTTACAGAACTGTGGAGGTGTATTTTGCCATGCTTTCTGTGACAGGAGGTCTGTCAGAGATGGAGAATTTTGGTTCATTGCACTATTGCCCTCAGAAGACTCTTTCCATACAATAATTTGTTAAATCTAACTTACCTGGTTATGAATGAACTACCTGGAAAGAATTATGAAAACATCCTTGTAACAGTTCTCAAACTATGTATTTCCCCTTCCTAAAACAAACTAGAGCTTTTTTCTTTGACTCAGATGTTTCATACAATGAAATTAATCAAAGCAGTATTTGCAACACACAGAACAGGCTAGGGCTGTACTTTTACAGACTGACTTCTATTGTTGCCAAGTTCACCAGCTCCAAAAAGCAGAAGAGTCTTCTAAAAATTGTTCCGGGCAAGCCCAcgtaattttctttttacttcattACTAAAATGAAGTGAAGATATAGTAATTCTTCTGTATACTAATTAAACAAGTGCTAACTTGCCTGTGGTTATCATAGTAATTTGTCCAGTTACCCGGAGTCAACAGAACTGAGACACTGAAAGATTGAACTCTTGTTCTGTGTAGCCAATGATGACCTTAATAAGCCTCAGATATGCTTGGGTTTTGACTACAAGAAACTGCTGGCAATATGGAGTCATCATTTTAAAAGTAGAAGACGTAAGTGATCAAAATGTTTTACAtcctttttactttatttctccTTAAAAATTTCATATAATAATTGATGTAGCATACCTTATTTTGTGTTAAATTCATATCACCCCAAATCACAATTCCAGAAGCACCCAGTGCAGCAGATTCTCCAATGGTATTTACCAGGTCATCCTGAAGGAAAATATGCAAAGAATCATATAAATGTAAGTAACTTATAAGggcaaatgaaaaaatgcatataGTAAATGACATATCCACAACAACTACTTTAAGACAGCAAGCAATGATACACAATACAAATGTCCTACTCGCAATTGCACAATTTTATCCTGGAATTGGATTGCACAGGTGACACCAGAAAATGATGCCAACAATATCCAATTTATAAATGTCATCTGGTTGAAAAAACAAGGCTGTAAAACTGAGCCAGTGTTTAGACATATGACATACACTCCTCCAGCCATGTTACAGCTTATTTTGCTGCATTGcctcctggctgctcagagtTGGTAGCAACTGGTTTCAGTAATGCTGTGGGATAGAAATACTGGAAAGCACagcttgctttttcttttttttttaaatttaatttctgttaccACAAACTGCTACAACAGAAAAGATGCAAGAGAAAGAGCTTTCAACAGTAGGAATCTCCCTTTTCCAGAGAATGTCTCTGGTCTTTTATAGAGATTGATTTGGaaaatttgtttctcttcaTTTATCCTTTTAGGGTCAGCTCTTAGACCAGCCCTAGAAAATGTTAAGGCGTATATGGGATGGGAGAGGACTATGATAAagacaaaacaataaaaaagaaagttacCGTAGGGCACAACACACGCACACACAAAATTAATGTAAAGATTATAGGATTTCAATTATTAATTgggatcccagcagggccccTGAAGCACCCCTTGCTCCCTGAAAGTATCCACAGAACTGGGGGCAACACTTGCTAATGCTCTGTCCCGAATGTGGGAGGACACCAGGTAGAATGCCATCACCAGGACTCTAACTTCCCCTTCTTCATGGGCTGGAACAACAACAAGAGATTCTCCGGAGTGGTGGCATCTCCTATAGGGTGGGTGTCTATAAAAATGTGAGGGGAAATATAGCCAGAACTGCAGTAAGATGATTGGATTTTAATCAGAGCCTAACCTTAACTAAGCCATGACATGCTGAAATACCATTTTTGTACTTGAGTACAACTgaggacagatttttttcactagctttaaacatgttttaaggaaagaaagactccattgttttgtatttttttcttataactTAAAAAGCGGGCAGTAGGTGAGCCCAGTATTACTAATTCTCTGCAAAACTTTACtcatatttctttcctctgacCAGGTGTGCTAAATATGTTTTCTAGTTTTGTGATATTTTGTTACATGTGAGGACAACTCAGAGAATAAAACACTATTTGATAAATATAATGAGAACAGTTTGAAAATAGACCTCTTAGTGTTTCGTTTGGTTAAATTTTTTGAtggattaatttaattttttagacAAAATTGCACACTTCTTTCTGATGCAAGTTAGTATATTTGCTAAATAAGTTTCACCTGGTGATTTTTTGCCATATAAATTTGAACTCTTTAAGGTCTAGCTTCACTCACCTCAGAGAGATATTCCTCATAGACATCTGTGAATACTGGACGTGTATATACAAAAACTGGAAGGGGATGACTAGAGTTAGAGACATAGGAATTTCTAATGGCTTCCTGAACTCTGTTGCGAACAAAGAGTTGAGCATTTCTGGAAGATTTTAAGGCTGTCTctagatagatagatggataAAGTGCTGTGCTTTTCTCCCACAACCAGTTAAGCTCATTATTTCGTTCTATTTCAATATCTAAACAGGCTCCTGTATaattgtgggggttttgtttgtaaTCATAGTTATAACAGTCTGGATAAAGGTAATATCCCCACAGACGATTTGGTTTCGTTTCTATGCCCAGCTCCAAAGTTTCCAACATAAATGATTTTGCTGCAAACTCAAATTCCATTTTAGCTATAGTTCTGGCTTCGGCTTCGGATAGACTGAGGTCTCTCTGCTGAACTAACTCAATGGATTCCTGTCTATAAATATCTTTTGATCCCCAGTTCCTTATCCACACAGGTCTCCAGTTTTCCCAGTCAATGACAGCCAATCCAAGCTGTTCATCTGAAGGAATGTAGAACTGGATGTcctctttggctttttttaaatgattttcCAGCAGTGAGAGTTGAGGGAGTCCTCCATTGAATGCCTCTCCTGTGACTTCATTTTTGTAAGGGTAGTATCCAAGCCTGTCTGGATAGAAGAGAGTGATGTTTTGCCCAATGGATGTCTTTAGTGTACTTCCAATTAGAGGGAAAATATTCATGTCCAGCTGCACTCCAGTCCTTTCAGTACAAAGTTCTGTAGGAGCATTCCAGATAGAAAGGAAAGGTGAATTAGAAACAAGTGGACGAGCTCTTATGTTCAGAGATGAGCAGCAAGAAAGTAGAAGAGTGGCAAACACCACACCAGTTGCTACAGGGTATGTACAGGTAACACAGATGCCAAAACTTTGTCTCACAGTTTCCATTGTAGTATGTGCAGTGACATTAGGTGCTTCTGATCagacaaaaattaaatgctCTCTGGGTGTTCAGAAGGTTGGTAGTCTGTCAAAAACTTTATCGTAAAATATACTTCTTCAGATTAATACCTATTAAGCAATATTCCTTGGATGTGAAATAGGGGTGTCCTTTTTACAAGGCTCTCTGTCATTTCAGGCTCCAGGAAACTTTCCAACAGCTTCTCAGACCtaatgcagaaaaagaagcaaatgcaAAGTAAGAAATTATAACTATTTAATTTCTAACCTTGAAACAAGTACCATTTCTAATATTGAATATATTGTAATGCTTGAATACAATTAccctttgaagaaaaagaacaatgTACAACCATAGAGAAATAAACTGTACTATTCCACTGTCATTTTTATGCctaaaaaatagattttaaaaaaacctagaTTTAAAACAGGCAGTGGAACAGTATTCAGTGGCTCATAGATCAGAGTAAGTGTGCTCAGAAATACTCCAGACTGTCAGTTAAATGTCTGTAAAAATGAGCAGTTTCACAGTGACTTCTTTTAATCAACAGCAATATAATATTTCTCACCTACATCAAAATAAAGTTCTGATCCTTCATTTGTTAAATTTACAGAGTCCTTAAGGGAAGACACAAGATAATACAAAACAAACCTGGGCTGTTTTACACTTGCAAAAAACCAATTGATGGATACTCATTTAACCCAGTGAGGTATCTGAAATATTATAGGCACTCTATCTTCTGTCCAGGCCTCTTTTAAACAGGTTCAAAAACCTGTGAATCACTATGGTATATGGCTGGCTGTATGTTATTTCAGGCCATTTGAGATGTACAGATTAAGTGGCCCTGAGTCAAAGTCTGCCCAGGGGGGTAGGTCAATAGGAAAGCTGAGGCTGTCCATACACCCACAATGAGCAGTCACATTTAGTGGTGACAGCCTCAGTGCAGGCATCAGCTTTTACATAGAATCCCACTAGCTGAAACATTCTCTGTGCAGTAACTCCTAAATCTCCATTCCTTCTGATTTTGAAATGGTTCAAACCTCAATTTGACACTTTCTGTAGTAGAGACCTTGTGATGAGGCAATAGAGTATGTAAGGATTATACAAGAGTGTACACAAAAATATTGCAGTCACCATGAAGTGGGCCATGGAGTGGCTGGCAATGTAAAATCTCTAAGGACAgattcaagaaaaaaagcaaataatattttagttTGTATTTACTGAATTCAGCCAGGAGTGGAATCTACAAATTTTTGTATAGAATCAGCAGATGGATTGAAATCTAAACATTCATGCAGATATTTCATCATTCCACAGCTGCTGATGTGATAAGTAAAGAAACCCTGCCAAGAATCAGTTTTATAAACCAAACTTGGATCACAGATCCAATTACCAGGAAGGAAGGTAGCTCTGTTCACTTAAATTGCTTCAAGAGCAGTACCTCATTTGCATGACATCTGCTTGATGAAACTTGTAGAAAAGCTGTCTGCATGCAtttcccacagctgcccagaggtGACAGCAGGAAAAAGTCATTTCTCCTCCGAGCTAAACAAATTTTTCTCATATGACAAATGCTATAATCCCTTATTCATCTTTGGAGCAATTTGCTAGATTTGCTCCAGTATGCCCATTGCTTTGTTGTACTGGGAAGCTCAGTTGTGGACACAACACTCCAGATGTGGCATCATCAGTGCTAAAGAGAAGGAACAAACACAGTGCTTGACATGGTGGTGGTGTATACTCTTGTTAATGCCACCCAAAAGGCTGTTGGTCTTCATTGCTGCAAAGATTCATTGCTCAATCCAGTCAGCTTTGTAGAGCCTACTCTACAACTTCATTCCAGCCATTCAGCTCACAAGCCTGTACTGGTGCATGGGGTTATTCCTCTTCAGGTGTAGGGCTCAATGTTTTCATACATTGGACTTCATGATGTTCCTGTCAGTCCCTTTCTCCAGTCTGTGGAGGTCCCTCTAAATGGCAGCATGATCCTGTGGCATATCAACCACTCTCAAGTCTAGATTATCTGTAAACGTGCCACAGGAACACTCTTTCCCAGGAATTAATGAGGATGTTATATAGTATTGGACCTAGTATGAAGCCTTAGTGTACATGTCTAGAAACAGGCTTCCAGCTGGACTTTGATGGGTCTCCAGCTGTACATCCTGGACTGATCTCAACCCTGTGAGCCGGTTTTCAGTTTCACTATCCAGTTATCTATCTTGTACTTAATCAGTGAGAACATTACAGGAGACTCTGTTGAAAGCCTTGCTAAAATCAACAGTATCCAATGTCTCCCCTTGTCCACCAAGCCAGTCATCTCTTTAGAGAAGGCTTCCAGGTTGGGCAGGcctaattttctctttgttaaTCCATGCTGACTACTTGCAATCACATTCTCATTCCTAATGTAAATGTCTTCCAGGATTATTTGCTCTCTCAGCCtcccagggtttggggt of Molothrus ater isolate BHLD 08-10-18 breed brown headed cowbird chromosome 5, BPBGC_Mater_1.1, whole genome shotgun sequence contains these proteins:
- the SPAM1 gene encoding hyaluronidase PH-20; translation: METVRQSFGICVTCTYPVATGVVFATLLLSCCSSLNIRARPLVSNSPFLSIWNAPTELCTERTGVQLDMNIFPLIGSTLKTSIGQNITLFYPDRLGYYPYKNEVTGEAFNGGLPQLSLLENHLKKAKEDIQFYIPSDEQLGLAVIDWENWRPVWIRNWGSKDIYRQESIELVQQRDLSLSEAEARTIAKMEFEFAAKSFMLETLELGIETKPNRLWGYYLYPDCYNYDYKQNPHNYTGACLDIEIERNNELNWLWEKSTALYPSIYLETALKSSRNAQLFVRNRVQEAIRNSYVSNSSHPLPVFVYTRPVFTDVYEEYLSEDDLVNTIGESAALGASGIVIWGDMNLTQNKNTCRTLDNYLRRTLTPYLINVTMAARICSQVLCQDSGACARKKWNSSDYLHLNPENIAIQMTKDGKYTLQGQPSYQDLQTFIEKFDCHCYAGHSCEPRADINDIHYLHACISEDICIQISSNSLSNIEGSEEKILSNRTAFSLTSESKVTLSTHPEVDFQSTFGNNILNITTGEYNNTVTAASSYDLEENDTRTFISSSSYKIRMFSLFHLILLLRNLIQMIHESENILFLDYI